A region of the Mesoterricola sediminis genome:
CGTCGCTGGAGAGGGCCAGGGCCTTCACGTCGGAGGTGCGGTAGCCGATGCCCGAGTAGCCGATGGCGAACTTGTCCGTGCCCACGCTCTGGACCACGGAGCTGGAGCCGGGCTGCTCCTTGACGGTGTCCTTGAAGTCGCCCTTCTCGAGGGCGTGCTCCTTGAAGTAGCCGTAGGTGCCGGAGGCGCTGTTGCGGCCGTAGAGGCTGATGGGCTTGGGGGCGAACTCGGCCTTGAGCCCCAGCTCGCCCCAGGTGCGGATCTCGCCGGCGCCGGACTTGCGGGTCTTGGAGAAGATCCCGTCCAGCTCCTTGACGGTCAGCTTCGTCAGGGGGTTCTTCTTGTTGACGAACACGCCCAGGGTGTCCAGCGCCACGGCGACCTTCACGGGCTTGACCTTGTGCCGGGCCTCGAACTTGTCGATCTCCTCCTTCTTCATCTCGCGGCTCATGGGCCCGAGGTGGGAGGTGCCCTCGACCAGCGCCGGGGGGGCGGTGCCGGAGCCCTTGCCCTCGACCTGGATCTTGACGGCGGGGTACTCCTTGTTGAAGGCCTCCACCCAGAAGGTCATCAGGTTGTTCAGGCTGTCGCTGCCCACAGAATTGAGGTTGCCGCTGATGCCCGGGGCCTTCTTGTAGGGCGGGATCGCGGCGTCCACCTTGACGGCCTTGTCGGCGTGGAGGGCGAAGCCCACCGCGAGGCAGGCGATCATCCGGATGGCCTTTTGCATGTGCTGCTCCTTTACGTGAGGATTCCAGCATCCCCGCCGCCTGCTTCCATCCTGGGACAGGCCTGTAAAATGCATGTAACCTCGCGCGAATTCAAGGTCTGTTGAATCCCCCCCGGGAAGGGCTGTCCTGAAAAGACTTATTATTCCTTGCCCCGGAAGGGGGCCGATGGGACAATGGCGCCAGCCAAGGCAGGCCGGTCCCTGACCGCGTCACCTGGGCCCATCGATCCGGCTGTCCGGCGCTATCCGGTGCCACCCTTTCCAATCTCTCTCATTTCAAAACTTACATCAACCCATCGTGAAGCCCGACCGCCTTGCACGGCCGAGGGCCTCTTACCAGGAGATCCGGTTTGCCCAGAAAAACCATGCTCATCAATGCCACGGACTCGGAAGAGATCCGTGTCGCGACCCTCGTGGACGGGGTGCTGTCCGACTTCGACATCGAGTTCGTCCACAACGAGAAGATCAAGGGGAACATCTACAAGGCCAAGGTGGTCCGGGTGGACCAGAGCCTCCAGGCCGCCTTCATCCACTACGGTGGCCAGAAGAACGGGTTCCTTCCCATCGGCGAGCTCCCCCGCGACCTGGTGAGCCCCGACGGCCGCCGCGGACGCATCCAGGACCTGCTGAACCGGGACCAGGAGATCATGGTCCAGGCCGTCCGCGAGGAGATGGGGTCCAAGGGCGCCATGATGACGGCCCAGATCTCCCTTCCCGGCCGCTACCTGGTGCTCACCCCCGGCAACCCCACCAACGGCATCAGCCGCAAGATCGAGAGCCGCGAGGAGCGGGAGCACTTCAAGAAGCTCATCGACGAGCTGGAGATCCCCCGCAGCTTCGGCGTCATCGTGCGCACCGCCAGCCTCGGCGTGACCAAGGAGGACTTCCAGCGCGACCTGGACTACCTCCTGGACACCTACAAGGAGGTCCAGGCCCGCTACAAGCACCGCCACGGCCCCGGCCTCGTCTGGCAGGAGGACGACGTCGTCACCCGCACCCTCCGCGACACCTTCTCCAAGGACGTGGAGGAGGTCCACATCGACGACCTGGAGACCTTCCACGCCGCCCAGGGCTTCTTCAAGCGCACCATGCCCCAGCACCTGGGGGTCCTCAAGCACTACCTGGGCAAGAAGCCCCTCTTCTCCAAGTACGCCACCGAGGAGCAGATCGACCGCATCTACGGCCGCAAGGTGCCCCTCCCCAGCGGCGGCGCCCTGGTCATCGACCAGACCGAGGCCCTGGTGGCCATCGACGTGAACTCCGGCAAGACCTCCGGCGACAACGTGGAGGACATGGCCTTCAAGACCAACATGGAGGCCGCCGAGGAGGCCGCGCGCCAGCTCCGCCTCCGCGACTTGGCCGGCCTCGTGGTCATCGATTTCATCGACATGAAGCGCGAGGGCAACAACCGCGCCGTCATGGAGCGCCTCGTCCAGTGCCTGGAGGAGGACAAGGCCCGCATGGAGGTCGGCAAGATCAACCGCTTCGGCGTGCTGGTCATGACCCGCCAGCGCCTGCGGCCCAGCCTCCAGAACGTCACCCACGAGACCTGCCCCACCTGCCAGGGCACGGGCAAGGTCAAGAGCCTCGAGGCCCTCGTCCTCAGCGTCGTCCGCCGCCTCAAGGCCATCCTGAGCCGGGACGCCATCGCCGAGATCCGCGTCAAGCTGGCGCCGGCCATCGCCCTGGCCGTCCTGAACCAGAAGCGCAAGGACCTGGCCGAGCTGGAGGACCTGCACGACGCCCGCATCGTCATCGTGGCCGAGGGCGGCATGCCCTACGGCGAGATGGCGGCGGAGATCGAGCGCGCCGAGGAGGAGCCCGCCGAGAAGGCTCCCGCCCGCCAGGAACGCCGGGCCGACCCCGAGGACGAGACCGTCGTCCTGGGCGGCGACAGCCCCATCTCCTTCGAGAAGGCCCTCGGGGGCGAGGAGTCCCGCAAGGGCCGCGTCCGGGAGGCCCTGCCGGCCGCCGAGGCCCCGGCCGAGATCCGCTACGACCGCCGCGACGCCCAGCGCGCCGCCCTGGAGGAGCGGGAGCGCCTGCGCGCCCTCTTCGAGAGCGCCAAGCCCGAGGATGAGGCCCCCGAGGCCGCCGCCGGACCCGCCCCCGAAACGGGCAAGGCCTCCGGCGGCCGCCGCCGCGGCCGTGGCCGCGGCAAGGGCGACGCCCCCCGCGCCGAGGCGACCGCCCCGGTTCCGGCCGCCGCCGAGCCGGCCCCCGTGCCGCCGGTGCCGGTCCCCGCCCCCGAGCCCGTCTTCGTCTCCGCCCCCGTCGCGCCCGAACCCGAGCCCGGGACCCCCGAGCCGCCCCCCCTCCTGCTCACCGCCGACCTGGTGGCCGACCTCCTGACCCCCGCGCCGCGCCCCAAGTTCAAGCGCGCCGAGGAGGCCGCCCCCGCCCCCGAGGCGGCGCCCGCCGCCCCCGCCAAGGCCAAGGCCAAGCCCGGCCGCAAGCCCAAGGTCGCCGTCGAGACGACCGAGGCTGAGGCCGTCGAGGCGCCCGCGAAGCCCAAGGCCAAGCCCGGCCGCAAGCCCAAGGCCGCCGCTGAAGCGACGGAGCCTGCCGCCGAGGTGAAGGCCACCCCCAAGCCCCGTACCCGCAAGAAATAGCGTGAGGTAACCCTTGCCCTTCGACCACCTCTACTGGCTGGCCCCCATGGCCGCCCTCGCCACCCTGCTCGGGGGGTGGTTGGTCGTCCGCTTCCTCCAGGGCCGGGGCAGCCTCATGCGGCACATGTCCGGCGTCGCCGCCGGCTACCTGATGTCGGTGACCCTGGTCCGCGTCCTGCCCGAGAGCGTGGAGCAGGGGGGCGAGGCCATGGCCCTCTGGGCCGTGGCCGGCTTCTTCCTGATCCACCTCCTGGAGCACGGGATCAGCCCCCACTTCCATTACGGGGAGGAGTCCCACAGCCACCACGGCACCCCCCTCACCGGCATCCTGGCCCTCCTGGGCCTGTCCCTGCACAGCTTCATGGACGGCATGTCCATCACCGCCGCCCAGCACACCCAGAGCGGGCTGGGGCTGATGGTGTTCACCGGGGTCCTGCTGCACCGGATCCCGGAAGGGGCCACCATCTCCTCGATCTTCCTCGTGCGGGGCTTCGGCAACCGCAAGGCCCTCATCGCCGCCGGCGTCCTGGCCCTCGCGGCCCTGCTCGGCTCCATGGGGCAGCACTACCTGAACATCCGCCTGGGTCCCGTGCTGGGACTCACCGGCGGCCTGAGCCTCTATGTCGCCTGTTCGGACCTCCTCCCGGAGGCCCAGAAGGAAAAAGGGTGGAAGAGCACGGCCGGCCTCGCTGTGGGCATCCTATTGTTCATGGCCATCCTGCACCTGGCCCCGCATCAACACCATGGCTCATGAACCGGCGGCGCTTCCAAGGCTGACGGCGATCCTCTGCGCGGCCTGCGCCGCCTGGGGGCAGGGCGCCCTGCCGCCCCTTCCTCCGCCTGTCCCGGACCTGGGGGCCCCCACCCCCGGCGAGCTCCTGCCCCTCCGCCCCCTTCCCGTCGAGGAGGGGCGCGAGGGGTCGGTGCGCATCCGCTACTGGGGCCGCAACGTCCAGGAGAGCCCCACGGGGTGGACCCTGGAGGACGGGGCGGTGGAGAGCCCGGATCTGCTCCTGCTGGCCGACCGCATCACCTACGCCACCGCCACCGGCGAGGTGGTGGCCGAGGGCCACATCCGCATGGAGGGCCCCGGCCTGCGCCTGCGCTGCGAGCGCCTGCGCATGGCCTGGAAGGAGAAGGTGGGCGAGGCCTGGGCCCTGGACATGGAACTGCCCCCGTCCTGGTACCTCAAGAGCCGGAAGGTGACCTTCAACACCCTCAAGCACTGGGACTTCGACCAGGTGGAGCTGAGCCCCTGCCCCCAGGAGCGGCCCGGCTGGAAGGCGCAGGTCACGCGCCTCACCGTCGACCTGGACCGCTACGCCACCCTCCGGAACCTGTGGATCTGGGTGGGCGGCGTGCCCACCCCCTACTTCCTGCCCTGGGCCGTGTACCCCGCCAAGGCGGAGCGCACGTCGGGCCTCCTCCCCTTCAGCCTCTCCTTTTCCGGCCCCATGGGCGCCTCCGTCCAGGTGCCCTACTACCAGGTCCTGGGCGACGCCGCCGACCTGACCGTCACCCCCGAGTACTTCACCCGCCAGGGGGTGCTCCTGGGCGCGGAGGGCCGGTGGAACCCCCTGCCCACGCACCAGGGCAGCTTCACCGGGCAGTTCATCCGCCAGCGCACCGATGACGCGCGGCGCTACCAGTTCAGCTTCAAGGAGGTCTGGCAGCGGGAGGACGGCTGGCAGCTCGCGGCCGATGTGAACCGGGCCTCGGACCAGTTGCTGGAGGCCGACTACGGCCAGGGCATGGCCCGCCTGGGCGGCACCCCCTTCGACAGCGCCTTCTACGTGGGCCGGGCCTTCCCCTGGGCCAGCTTCTCCCTGACGGCCTCCGAGCAGAAGACCTTCTTCAACACCTCCGATTCGCCGCTCTTCAACCCCAACTTCCCCAGTTCCCTCAACCGCCAGGTGCTCCCCAGCCTCCAGGTCTCCGTGTACCCGGTTCCCCTGGCCGCCTTCTACCTGGACGGGGGCCTGCGCACGGGCCGCATGACCTACAAGCTGGACCTGGCGCCCGAGAACGCCGCCGAGATCCCCAATGACACGTACGCCTGGCGCCGGGACGACGCCTTCGTGCGCTTCTACGGGCGCCTGGGCCAGTGGGGCCCCCTGCGCGCGGACGTGGAGACCCTGGGCCGCTACACCCGTTACTCCCACTCCCTGGGCACCTCCCTCTTCGACGTGGGGAACGCCTCCAGCGGGAACCTGGCCCTCACCGCCAGCCCCTTCGTGGTGGACGCCCAGGCCGAGGACCGGCTGCTGGGCTCGGCCCGCCTCCTGCTGTCCGGCCCGCCCTTCGGGCGATCCTGGGACCGGGTGTCGCTCCTGGGCTACACCGGGGAACTCAAGCACGTCCTCAGCCCCTACTTCGCCGTCACCGTCAACTCCCGCAGCGCCACGGACGCCCGCATCCCCCACTTCGACGATGTGGACGCCCAGCCCGGCGTGGCCGGGAGCGCCGCCGGGGAGCGGAGCCTGGAACTGGGGGTGAAGCAGCACTTCCTGGGCCGTCCCGGCCCCACCGCCTCCTTCCTGGACCTGGTGCGCTGGCGCGTGTCCGCCAAGTACCACATGACCCCCATCCTCCTCAACGACGGCCGCGTCCTGAAGGGGTGGGCCACCGTCGACAACGACATCGACGTCGAGCCCAGCGACCGCCTCCGCATCAGCTTCCGCCGCAGCTCGGACATCGCCGACAGCGACGCCGACCAGTCCCTGTCCGCCGACTACCGGGCCGGGGACGGCACCCGGTTCCGGCTGGCCTACTTCTCCACCGGCATCAACCGCCTCCTGGTCAAGCAGAAGGGCATCCAGCTCGGCGGCCTCAAGCGCCTGTGGGGGGACACCCTCCGCCTGGAATTCCAGGCCAACTACGACTTCAAGAACCGCCAGTTCGCGGGGAGCCAGGTGGCCATCGCCCACATCACCCCCTGCGTGGCCACCTCGCTCCGCTTCTCCCACATCGGCCTCAACATCCCCGGCTCCGTCACCAAGGAGGACCGCCTGGACCTCGTCCTGACCCTGCGGGGCCTGGGCGACCTGGGCAAGTTCACCTTCTGAGCCCGACGCCCGGCGCCAGGCCGGGCCGGGCGCGGGGGATGCCGGCCTTGCGCATGCGCCCCCGGAGGGTGCTGGGGTGGAGGCCGAGCAGGTCCGCGGCGCCGCCGGGCCCGTCGATGCGCCCTCCGGCCCGCTCAAGGGCCTGGAGGATGTGGGTCCGTTCCAGCTCCGCGAGGGTGGGGAAGGGGCGCCCCTCCGGCGCCGCGGCCGGCTCCAGGCGGTCCGCCACCCGCAGGGTGTCCCCGGGGGAGGTGAGCACCGCCCGCTCCAGGACGTTCTCCAGCTCCCGGATGTTGCCGGGCCAGGGGTAGGCCATCAGCCGCGCCAGGGTGCCCTCCGGGATCGTCCGGATCTCCTTGCCCGCGGCCCGGGCGAACCGGTCCACGAAGGCCGCCGCCAGCCGGGGGATGTCCTCCCGGCGCTGGCGCAGGGGCGGGAGGAGGATGGGGAAGATGTGGAGGCGGTAGTAGAGGTCCTCCCGGAAGCGGCCCCGGGCCATCTCCTCCTGCAGGTCCCGGTTGGTGGCGGCCAGGATGCGCGCGTCCACCCGGATGGGCCGCGGGTTGCCCAGTCGGCAGAACTCCTTCTCCTGGAGCACGTGCAGCAGCTTGGCCTGGAGTTCCAGGGGCAGGTCCCCCACCTCGTCCAGGAAGAGGGTGCCCTTGTCGGCGAGTTCAAAGCGGCCGATCTGCTGGGCGCTGGCCCCCGTGAAGGCCCCCTTCTCCCGGCCGAAGAGCTCGCTCTCGATGAGGTTGGCCGGCAGCGCCGTGCAGTTGACGTAGACCAGGGGCCGGTCCCGCCGGGGGCTCCGCGCGTGGATGGCCCGGGCCAGGAGGCCCTTGCCCGTGCCGGTCTCCCCCAGGAGGAGGACCGTCGTGTCCCGGGCCGCCACCGCTTCCAGCCGGGCGAAGACCTCGGCCAGGGCCGGGCTCGCCCCGATGAGCCCCTCCGGCGTGGGGGCCGGGGGCGCCCCCAGGGGCACCAGGGTCCGCTCCGCTTCCAGTTCGCGCCGGAGGCGCTCCACCTCGGCCCGGGCCTGGGCCAGGGCCGCGGCCCAGGCGCCCCCGTCGGGGGCGTCCGCCGCGTTCCGGGGCGCCTCCAGGACCGGCGCCAGGGCCCCCCGGTCCGGCGCGCCGTCCATCTCCGCGAGGAGGGCCTCGAGCAGGGAACGCAGGCGCCTCACGGGCGTCTCCCGGAGGCCGGTTCCGGCCGGAGCGAGGGCGGGGCAGGGCGTTTCACGTGGGCGTCTGGAAAGGGGATCTCAATGGGCCGGCGGGGGCCGGGCCACCACCATGACAGAGCCCCGGCCGGGTTCCAACCCCGCGCCGGCGCGACGTGTTCGGCCGTTCCGGCGCCGCGCTGTCAAATGCGAAGGCCCCATCGTATGTGACCGTGGCCTCCCGGGGGCCCCCTGACTGGACATCGGTTTCAAACCAAGCCGGTCCAAGGATTTCAGTCAGAAATGGGTCCTGGCACGATCCCGGCCTTGACCCGGGCGCGGGTCGCAGGCTGGTGGCACCCGTCGCACGTTCAACCTTCTTTTCCAAAGGGGCATTATGTACCGACGTCTACTCGCTGTTTCCCTCCTCGGGAGCACCCTCGCGTTCGCGGCCCAGGGTGACCAGTGGCTGGTCCTGAAGGGCGCCTACACGCGGTTCGACAACAGCGTCCACCTCAAGGAGCAGGGAGGGCTCGGGATCGGGTACGGCAGCTGGCTCACCGACAACGTGGGCCTGGACTTCTCCCTGATCCGGAGCGACCTCAAGTCCGACCTGCCCACCGCCACGGGGAGCGGCACCCAGCACCAGCTCCTGGGCAGCGTCCTCATCGGCTTCCATCCCGAGGGGTACCGGGCCTTCCCCTACTTCTCGGCGGGCATCGGGGGCACCCGCATCGACCGGCCCTTCTCGGGCTCGGACCACGACACCACGCGCCTCAGCTACCACGCGGGGCTGGGCGCCCAGTTCCGCGTGGGGTCCTGGGGCACCCTGACCCTGGACTCCAAGTACGTGCGCACCCAGGCGCTGGTGGCCCGCAACGACTGGGTGACCACCGTGGGCTTCGGCTTCGGCTGGGGGAACGGGCCCCGATAGGCGACCCGCTCCCCGCCCGCGCCCGGCGGGGCCACCCCGCCGGGCGCCCTTTCCAACCAGGAGGAAGAACCATGGAAAAGACCACCGCAACCAGCCTCTTGAGGGACGATCACCGCAAGGTGGAGGACCTCTACCGCCGCTTCAACCAGACCCAGGACTACGGGCAGCGGGTGGGCCTCGCCGAGGACATCTGCAAGGAGCTGGAGATCCATGCCCGCCTGGAGGAGTGCCTCGTGTACCCGGACCTCGCCCGGGAAGGCGCGCCCACCGGCATGGCCCGGCACTTCGGCGATGAACATGGCACCGTCAAGCGGCTCATCAGCCAGGTGCGCATCTGCCACGCGGGGCAGGCCCCCGCCTTCGCGGAGGACGACGCGCTCGTGGCCCGCATCATGGCCAGCATCGAGCACCACATCCAGGAGGAGGAGGGCACCGCCTTCCCGCGCCTGGAGCAGGATCCCGACCACAACGCCTCCCTGGGGGCGGACCTGGCGACCCTCAAGATGAAGTTGAAGATGTGCCCGCCGGTCTTCGAGGCCATCGACGTGGAGGTGCCCGCCCGCGTCGCCTACAACCAGTGGACCCAGTTCGAGGCCTTCCCCCGCTTCCTGGACGCCGTGAAGGAGGTTCGCCAGCTGGACGATTCCCACGTGCAGTGGCGGGTGGAGATCGCCGGCAAGGACTTCGGCTGGACCGCCGAGATCTACGAGCAGATCCCCGACGAGCGCATCGCCTGGAGCAGCGTGGACGGGGCCATCAACGCGGGTTCGGCCACCTTCCGCCCCCTCGGGGAGGGGGCCTGCCGGATCCTCGTGGAGATGGCCTACGAACCGAAGGGCCTCGTGGAGGACCTGGGCGCCATGCTCGGCACGGTCTCGCGCAACCTGGCGGCGGCCCTGCGCAAGTT
Encoded here:
- a CDS encoding sigma-54 interaction domain-containing protein, which translates into the protein MRRLRSLLEALLAEMDGAPDRGALAPVLEAPRNAADAPDGGAWAAALAQARAEVERLRRELEAERTLVPLGAPPAPTPEGLIGASPALAEVFARLEAVAARDTTVLLLGETGTGKGLLARAIHARSPRRDRPLVYVNCTALPANLIESELFGREKGAFTGASAQQIGRFELADKGTLFLDEVGDLPLELQAKLLHVLQEKEFCRLGNPRPIRVDARILAATNRDLQEEMARGRFREDLYYRLHIFPILLPPLRQRREDIPRLAAAFVDRFARAAGKEIRTIPEGTLARLMAYPWPGNIRELENVLERAVLTSPGDTLRVADRLEPAAAPEGRPFPTLAELERTHILQALERAGGRIDGPGGAADLLGLHPSTLRGRMRKAGIPRARPGLAPGVGLRR
- a CDS encoding ZIP family metal transporter, which translates into the protein MPFDHLYWLAPMAALATLLGGWLVVRFLQGRGSLMRHMSGVAAGYLMSVTLVRVLPESVEQGGEAMALWAVAGFFLIHLLEHGISPHFHYGEESHSHHGTPLTGILALLGLSLHSFMDGMSITAAQHTQSGLGLMVFTGVLLHRIPEGATISSIFLVRGFGNRKALIAAGVLALAALLGSMGQHYLNIRLGPVLGLTGGLSLYVACSDLLPEAQKEKGWKSTAGLAVGILLFMAILHLAPHQHHGS
- a CDS encoding LPS-assembly protein LptD; translated protein: MAHEPAALPRLTAILCAACAAWGQGALPPLPPPVPDLGAPTPGELLPLRPLPVEEGREGSVRIRYWGRNVQESPTGWTLEDGAVESPDLLLLADRITYATATGEVVAEGHIRMEGPGLRLRCERLRMAWKEKVGEAWALDMELPPSWYLKSRKVTFNTLKHWDFDQVELSPCPQERPGWKAQVTRLTVDLDRYATLRNLWIWVGGVPTPYFLPWAVYPAKAERTSGLLPFSLSFSGPMGASVQVPYYQVLGDAADLTVTPEYFTRQGVLLGAEGRWNPLPTHQGSFTGQFIRQRTDDARRYQFSFKEVWQREDGWQLAADVNRASDQLLEADYGQGMARLGGTPFDSAFYVGRAFPWASFSLTASEQKTFFNTSDSPLFNPNFPSSLNRQVLPSLQVSVYPVPLAAFYLDGGLRTGRMTYKLDLAPENAAEIPNDTYAWRRDDAFVRFYGRLGQWGPLRADVETLGRYTRYSHSLGTSLFDVGNASSGNLALTASPFVVDAQAEDRLLGSARLLLSGPPFGRSWDRVSLLGYTGELKHVLSPYFAVTVNSRSATDARIPHFDDVDAQPGVAGSAAGERSLELGVKQHFLGRPGPTASFLDLVRWRVSAKYHMTPILLNDGRVLKGWATVDNDIDVEPSDRLRISFRRSSDIADSDADQSLSADYRAGDGTRFRLAYFSTGINRLLVKQKGIQLGGLKRLWGDTLRLEFQANYDFKNRQFAGSQVAIAHITPCVATSLRFSHIGLNIPGSVTKEDRLDLVLTLRGLGDLGKFTF
- a CDS encoding PstS family phosphate ABC transporter substrate-binding protein, which encodes MQKAIRMIACLAVGFALHADKAVKVDAAIPPYKKAPGISGNLNSVGSDSLNNLMTFWVEAFNKEYPAVKIQVEGKGSGTAPPALVEGTSHLGPMSREMKKEEIDKFEARHKVKPVKVAVALDTLGVFVNKKNPLTKLTVKELDGIFSKTRKSGAGEIRTWGELGLKAEFAPKPISLYGRNSASGTYGYFKEHALEKGDFKDTVKEQPGSSSVVQSVGTDKFAIGYSGIGYRTSDVKALALSSDGKQFFEPTYENALNGKYPLARYLYIYFNPKSGDPLVREFLKFVLSRKGQEIVVKDGYYPLPKKVIDQNLALLK
- a CDS encoding Rne/Rng family ribonuclease — its product is MLINATDSEEIRVATLVDGVLSDFDIEFVHNEKIKGNIYKAKVVRVDQSLQAAFIHYGGQKNGFLPIGELPRDLVSPDGRRGRIQDLLNRDQEIMVQAVREEMGSKGAMMTAQISLPGRYLVLTPGNPTNGISRKIESREEREHFKKLIDELEIPRSFGVIVRTASLGVTKEDFQRDLDYLLDTYKEVQARYKHRHGPGLVWQEDDVVTRTLRDTFSKDVEEVHIDDLETFHAAQGFFKRTMPQHLGVLKHYLGKKPLFSKYATEEQIDRIYGRKVPLPSGGALVIDQTEALVAIDVNSGKTSGDNVEDMAFKTNMEAAEEAARQLRLRDLAGLVVIDFIDMKREGNNRAVMERLVQCLEEDKARMEVGKINRFGVLVMTRQRLRPSLQNVTHETCPTCQGTGKVKSLEALVLSVVRRLKAILSRDAIAEIRVKLAPAIALAVLNQKRKDLAELEDLHDARIVIVAEGGMPYGEMAAEIERAEEEPAEKAPARQERRADPEDETVVLGGDSPISFEKALGGEESRKGRVREALPAAEAPAEIRYDRRDAQRAALEERERLRALFESAKPEDEAPEAAAGPAPETGKASGGRRRGRGRGKGDAPRAEATAPVPAAAEPAPVPPVPVPAPEPVFVSAPVAPEPEPGTPEPPPLLLTADLVADLLTPAPRPKFKRAEEAAPAPEAAPAAPAKAKAKPGRKPKVAVETTEAEAVEAPAKPKAKPGRKPKAAAEATEPAAEVKATPKPRTRKK
- a CDS encoding outer membrane beta-barrel protein — protein: MYRRLLAVSLLGSTLAFAAQGDQWLVLKGAYTRFDNSVHLKEQGGLGIGYGSWLTDNVGLDFSLIRSDLKSDLPTATGSGTQHQLLGSVLIGFHPEGYRAFPYFSAGIGGTRIDRPFSGSDHDTTRLSYHAGLGAQFRVGSWGTLTLDSKYVRTQALVARNDWVTTVGFGFGWGNGPR
- a CDS encoding SRPBCC family protein, translated to MEKTTATSLLRDDHRKVEDLYRRFNQTQDYGQRVGLAEDICKELEIHARLEECLVYPDLAREGAPTGMARHFGDEHGTVKRLISQVRICHAGQAPAFAEDDALVARIMASIEHHIQEEEGTAFPRLEQDPDHNASLGADLATLKMKLKMCPPVFEAIDVEVPARVAYNQWTQFEAFPRFLDAVKEVRQLDDSHVQWRVEIAGKDFGWTAEIYEQIPDERIAWSSVDGAINAGSATFRPLGEGACRILVEMAYEPKGLVEDLGAMLGTVSRNLAAALRKFKDYIETTCREDGAWRGDIAGNPVDPELARQGLPKEEPGTPRPLPGL